acagtggtcagaattgtaaaaattggccctgtcacttaggtgaaaacaggctttggggtgaaggggttaaaccatgagcttgatgtcaccgagcaacacaaaggtgacatcaaccccacagataCAAACTCCATTTGCCATCGCCACTGGGCAAGTGGAAACAGCTGGGTAGAAGGCCTGAACTGGCGCATCAAACAGGCGTGCCTTTTCCTGGATGGCTGTGGGCTGCAATTTttatactgggggggggggggacaataccCATGGCCCTTTACTAGCCTAACAAAACccgcccccagctgtctactttagcttggctggttgtcaaaaatgagggggacccccaCAGCGTTTTgttcaaattatttaaataattaaaaaatatggtgtggggacccctctattcttgattaccagccttgctaacgctgacagctgagggttgcagccccctgctgtcagttttgcctggatagttatcaaaaatacaggggaacccacaccatttctttatttatagcgcaggcggcagGTGAAGAATACTCCCAGCAGCCGCACCTGGCTCTTGCTATTAACAATTGAATGCAACTCTCAACATTGCCCCCTGCAAGTGCTGATGGCAGCAGGGGACAATGACGTGAGCGGTCTCCGGCACCcagagcaggggaacagcgctaacaGTACCGCCGATTCCCAGTACCTGATACTGATGCGGTTCACACATGTATTAAACAGGCAAAGGTATAGGAAGTACCAGGACGTGTGAATCGGCCCCTAGCAGCAGGAGTATAACACCCGCGGGAGGCACAGCTAGGGGACCAGGAACTGACACTGACTAGTGACTACACGGGACCTAGCGCCTATTGGACGCTGCCTGACACGTGACACTCGAATTACGGTCTTCCGCCATTAGCCGCCTGCTGCTGGTGACGTCATCCGTGGGCGCCGAGCGCTGGCGGAAGTAGTAATATCTCCACAGGCTGAGAATATGGAGACTGCGAGCGACGGCAAGACGATGCCGCTTGTAGGCTTCGGGCAGGTGGTGATTGGACCCCCCGGCTCCGGAAAGACCACCTATGTCCGGGCCATGCATGCCCTCCTTACCAGCATGGGGCGCCCGGCTTCCATCATTAATCTGGACCCTGCCGGGGAGGACGAGGCCGGGGCGGCGGTCACCCTGCAGGAGCTTCTGGCGCTGCCGGAGGTGATGGAGGAGCTGCACCTGGGGCCCAATGGCGCCCTGCTATACTGCATGGAGTACTTGCAGGGGAACCTGGACTGGCTACGGGACCGGCTGCTCAGTCTCCGGGGGACATACCTGCTGTTTGACTGCCCCGGACAAGTGGAGCTGTCCACCCACCACCCGGCTCTGCCCAccatcctgcggcagctgcagagcTGGGGGCTGCGGGTGAGGAGAGGACAGCGGGGCGGGCTCCTGTGACTGTCATGGAGCGTGCAGTTACATTGGTGGAGTGGTATAGAAGGGGTTACCTGCCATGCACAGCATCTGCTCTTCAGGGCTGTGTGCCTTTAGCCAGTCCACGTGACTTATTAGATCCTAGCAGCTTTTAGAGAGTTGTTGCAGAAAGCTAAATCCTGCCGATTTCCCGGTATTAGCAATGTCCGTGGACGCGCTTTAATGTGACGCTGTGTATGTCATTTGCATTCTTAtaatcacatgccaactagatgcaCTCAGCCTGTCTCCATAGAAGTGCACTAAGAAACTGGACCCCACTAGTTGGCATGTTACCGCAAGTATGCAAATTGTACAGCCACGTGTCTGCCCAAGTGCATCGGCAATACCAGGGAATCGTAGGAACAGCCACGTGTCTGCCCAAGTGCATCGGCAATACCAGGGAATCGTAGGAACAGCCACGTGTCTGCCCAAGTGCATCGGCAATACCAGGGAATCGTAGGAACAGCCACGTGTCTGCCCAAGTGCATCGGCAATACCAGGGAATCGTGGGAACAGCCACGTGTCTGCCCAAGTGCATCGGCAATACCAGGGAATCGTGAGAACAGCCACGTGTCAGCCCAAGTGCATCGGCAATACCAGGGAATCGTAGGAACAGCCACGTGTCTGCCCAAGTGCATCGGCAATACCAGGGAATCGTGGGAACAGCCACGTGTCTGCCCAAGTGCATCGGCAATACCAGGGAATCGTGAGAACAGCCACGTGTCAGCCCAAGTGCATCGGCAATACCAGGGAATCGTGAGAACAGCCACGTGTCTGCCCAAGTGCATCGGCAATAGCAGGGAATTGTGAGAACAGCCACGTGTCAGCCCAAGTGAATCGGCAATACCAGGGAATTGTGAGAACAGCCACGTGTCTGCCCAAATGCATCGGCAATACCAGGGAATTGTGAGAACAGCCGCGTGTCTGCCCATGTGCATCGGCAATAGCAGGGAATCGTGAGAACAGCCACGTGTCTGCCCAAGTGCATCGGCATACCAGGGAATTGTGAGAACAGCCACGTGTCTGCCCAAGTGCATCGGCAATACCAGGGAATCGTGAGAACAGCCACGTGTCTGCCCAAGTGCATCGGCAATACCAGGGAATTGTGAGAACAGCCACGTGTCTGCCCAAGTGCATCGGCAATACCAGGGAATTGTGAGAACAGCCACGTGTCTGCCCATGTGCATCGGCAATAGCAGGGAATCGTGAGAACAGCCACGTGTCTGCCCATGTGCATAGGCAATACCACGCTGTCATGATTGTGTCATGTAACTGCAGACTTTCTCTCAAGCCCTTTTTTCATATCCTTTACTGTAAAGCCTGGCAGCTGCATTGAGAATATTACTGGCACCCCATGTTTTCAGAAATGTTTTgcgtttcaggttttttttttatataccgtatttctTTTGTCTCTTTAGTTATGCGCTGTGCACCTCGTGGATTCCCATTATTGCACAGATCCAGCTAAGTTCATCTCAGTTCTGTGTACATCGCTGAGCACTATGCTTCACATAGAACTTCCCCACCTCAACATCCTCTCCAAAGTGGACCTCATTGAGCAGTATGGTAGACTAGGTGAGCATGGAGTTATATTTACTGCTAGTTTATAGCATTTTTGTCATATTATGCTGTAATACACAATATAACTGATGGCCCTGTTATTTTAATGTATTTTTCCTTGACTTAAAGGTGAATTAATCACCCTAGTGTGAAACTTTCCACAGGGACACCATGGTAAAGTCTGCAGCGGATCAGCAGCCAGATGGGCTGCAGTAGTCACAGGATATTGTCAGGAGACTGATGGAGACAAGCAGACGCTGATAAGTAGCTATCTGGCTgtttggactaaaggtaccgtcacactcagcaactttgcaatgagaacgacaacgatccgtgacgttgcagcgtcctggatagcgatctcgttgtgtttgacacgcagcagcgatctggatcccgctgtgccatcgctggtcgcagctagaagtccagaactttatttcgtcgtcaggtcggcgtgtattgtcatgtttgacatcaaaagcaacgacgccagcaacgttttacatggagcgagaacgataagtgagtcgccgttacgtcactggatcgctcctgcatcgttctggagttgctgtgtttgacgtctctatagcgacctaacagcgacgctccagcgatcggctcgttgtctatatcgctgcagcatcgctgagtgtgacggtaccttaagaatggtAACCTTAACAGCGCGCATCACCGCTCTAGCCATTCACTGAGCTCAGGGTCTGGGTAGAGAGTTGAGGCActgctgatgtgacatcacaacaTCGGGACAGCAGCAGCGGTAGGGAGCTGGCGCTATACCCAGGGAGGGTGAGTGCCTGATTAGTCCATTTTATGTACTTTACACACAGGACAACAAACATCCTTTTTAAAAATTGTAGAAGTTGTCTGTAACCCCACTATTCCTGAGAATGAAGACTATACAACATTGATGAAGCACAAGAGTCTGCTAAATTTTTCCTCCCCAATGGCAAACCAAGCCACCTGAGTGTACAGGGAACTGCAGACTGCTTCATTTATTTAACGTGTTTGGAGGAATAGCGTGTCACTCGGCACATGTGAAGCAGACACAGACTCAGGTAATATGTACTGATATAGGACATTAATCTTGCTCTTGTCAATCAATCAGGATGTAGGTATGGGTACCTGGCGACACGGTAACAATTTGGGGTGCCGTAATCGCTGTATGCATGGTTCCACTCCTAATGTAATTTGGATGTCGCACCTTTCATGCATCTGCACTTTAGATATATGCTGCTTCATTTTGTATTTAAAGGTCATATTTTCCTTTGAATGTATAGGTGAtgaccaatgattttattttaaatGGATGTTGCATCTTTCATTCATTTGCACTTTAAATACACAGTAAAGGATGAAGCAACATATTATCTAAAGAGCATTTCCCCCTTTTTGATTGTGAATATGATGTGAATAGGGTCTTTAAAATTATAGCCCTACACATTTTTTTGGGTGCAACAAAAGAATTTGTAATCCCATTTCTTTTTCCCTGGGCATTCATATGAATATGCTTCAGCTGACCTCTTGCCGGTTATTTGTTTTTGGTttgaggcactatttcattttgtgtgTATTTTAATGTGtccaaataaagtttattttttatttttaaatctaatatataaagcttgaatgtgtgtatgtccgggattggcatctgcaccgtcgcagctacggccacaaaattttgcacagtcacacgtctggaccccgagagcgtcataggctatgttgtgaggcgaaattttaaccccgcgcgttccaattcaacaaacaattttgcccctatctacataatgggggaaaaagtgaaaggaaaagtgttggaggcaaattgacagctgccagatgtgaacaagggggccttaaagagtgagagtgatggcgccaatgagtatataccgtacagttgctaaggtggggtcccgacatgggatacttaccacacacggggatatgaacacacacacaaaatgcgccacacactaccacgtgcttgaacacataccaccctcagcacacatttcaccacacatacaccaacctcgccacataaaagtcgaaacacaaaagtcgccgctctaaactagccacatgcaaaactcgccacacgtgcaaaactcacctcatgaaaaactcgccacacgcaaaacttgcacacgcggaaaaattgccacatgcacaaaagttgcaacacatgcaaaagttgcctcacacaaaacttgcacatactcaaaacgcaccacacataaaactcgccacgcgcaaaactcgccatgcgcaaaacttgctgcacacaacttgctacactaacctgtcacatgcaactcgacacacaaaaaagttgctacacgcatgtcgccacacaaaactcatctcacaaaagtcgctacatgcatgtagccacatgcaactcaacacacacaacttgacacatgaaactcgccctaaaacacacacaagtctgctattatccttcaaaaataaaaatctgattaataagcagacaaactacaagagcaacaaatgtaccatataggaaatactgtcagtcacatgacctgtctattatgtgtatgtgtgagctaatatatactgccaggggggagggcttcctgttggctggggatttatcaggctgccaatgtagcttacaaatactgaggtaacaatactgaccaaatagcgcgtgaacgcggtctaatacaggaggatatgacatacagatatatactatatacaggggagatgacacacaggtatatactatatacaggaggagatgacacacaggtttatactatatacaggaggagatgacacacaggtgtatatactatatacaggaggagatgacacacaggtatatagtatatacagaagagatgacatacaggtatatactatatacaggaggagatgacatacagcatgtatatactatatacaggaggagatgacatacagcatgtatatactatttacaggggagatgacatacaggtgtatatactatatacaggagatgacatacaggtgtatactatatataagggagatgacaaacctgtatttactgaggggaaaatgaaaggtgtgaggtgaaaatgaggagtgagggaaaatagtggagtgatcggaaaatgacagatgtgaggtcgaaatgacaagtgttaggggggaatgagaggagtgagggggaaagtgagaggtctaagggagaaaatgagaggtgtaagggagaaaatgagaggcgtgatggggaaaataaaagtgaggtgctataactaaccacagatatttactatgcccaggcaatgccgggctcttcagctagtatataatatAAAGACACTTCTTGATTTAATGTAATGACTATATGATCAGTATGTTCTCATttatgtgccagtcattacactggctacccatccactccagaatccagtacaaaactactaccctcatccacaaagcactcaatggctcagcaccaccctacatctcctctctggtctcagtctaccaccctacccatgccctccgctccgctaatgacctcaggttagcatcctcaataatcagaacctcccactcccgtctccaagactttacacgtgctgcgccgattctttggaatgcactacctaggttaatacaattaatccccaatccccacagttttaagcgtaccctaaaaactcatttgttcagactggcctaccgcctcaatgcattaacctaacgatccctgggtggcctatttaaaaaaaaaaaaaaaaatcaggttcctcgcatcatgttctcattcactttatgcagttaatagccctctgtgtctgtactgctacatacttacgcaattaactggttcatgcagctttacatgaacacccgagccttacactatggccggtccgaataactaaagcaattgttaccatccacctctcgtgtctccccttttcctcatagtctgtaagcttgcgagcagggccctcattcctcctggtatctgttttgaactgtatttctgttatgctgtaatgtctattgtctgtacaagtcccctctataatttgtaaagcgctgcggaatatgttggcgctatataaataaaaattattatttatttatttaaaaggtttgtctggccttaggctacaagtctgcagtcacttcatgtgactgcagacttgtgaatcctcacattgtgtgctGTGAATATTTTCCGGTACTGGTGGCAGGCGCATGACCGcatgtatgtgatttgtatacttctttcACCATCCCACTAGATATATTTGGCCTGGGTGAGAGGCCATGCACATCTCATCAGCACGTTCCCACATGTATACAAATTTTATACTTGCGGTCATGCGCCTGCTGCTGCTGGTACCAGAAAATCCTTACAGCACGCTCAATGTgaagattcacaaatctgcagtcacacagagtgactgcaaacttggaGCCTAAGGCATGGCAATCCCTGTAAGCTActatttaaataaaaacaaaaattacttTAAAATAACGTAAATGTTGAATTAGGCCCATTTTAGGAAGAGTATTCGTCTGTTTCATTATTATCCAAAGTATTCATTCATTATTACACCcccatacacagctgataacacaggatctacaaaATCAGGAAAAGGGGAGAGGGAGTCTGCTCGCCATTATCCACTGCACCTTGCATCCTCCCAGAGCCTTCCTGGTGTGGACACTTCAAGAGTAATATGAACAGGAAAGGGAATCTCCAGGGTAGGTAAAATGTCTCAATCATGGTCTGGTGTCCCAGGGCACTAACTAGCAAAGCTTATATATATTTTTCCCCTTCAACCACCTGTGTATTCATTAAGTGGTAAGTACACAAGAGTTAAAATTAACTCTTTGTAGTGTGATAAAAGGTAATATggaattaaaatatttaaaaaaaaaagcaaaattttaAAATGTTATATTTTAATTGCATATTACCTTTTATCAAGCTATAAAGAGTTAATTTTACTCTTATGCACTTATTAATTAATGAATACGCAGGTGGTTGAAGGGGAAGATATCCAATCTTTGCCAGTACCCTGGCACACCAGACTGTGGATAAGACTGCATAAGTTGAAACAAGTCAGTCTGGCTGGTGGGTATACAGTGGTATGCCAGAATGTCCTCCATGTTTATGAAGCCAAAATAAAAGTGACGTTTTAAACATTTTACCTACACTGGAGCATACCTTTCTTTTTCATAACACAGGACCCATTCATCACaaatgatatcaccgctcctcccgTCACAATTGTCTTTGCACATGTTCAATAGACGCTTTAATACAAAAGGTTTGGGGTCAGTCTGTTGCTGCTAATGCACAAAGGGATTTCCTGAAACGGCGAGTATGAGTCTAAAATAGCCCTATttgccaatgtgaaaattgcatgAATTTTAACTTTAAATTttaaatacagattgtgatatgaaaataCCATAAATTGCCAATTTAACACGAAAACCTGATTTACACAACAGATAACTttatgatgacacattccctttgtatATATCAGGGCATACTTAAAACATTTGTTTTTTCTCCACAGCATTTCAGAGATATGGGTTTTTCAAGTTTATATGGTTGAAGGGGATATTTGAATATAAACTGCAAAAGTCTATAGCTTAGAAATGTCTGCCCAATTTTATTTATACACATAAAAATATACCTGAAATGTCCTCTTTAATAATACTTTTCCAATATAAAGCACCCAGTGCTACACTTGCACCACACTTTTATGTTGATGGGTGTAGCAGAGGTCCGACAACCACCAATCATAAAGTTGGATATCCTAATAACAATTACATCTTAGAATACCTTAATGTTTGTATTGCTCATCTCCCCTTTTATTGTGACTCATTCTAAACTAAACGTTGAACACGTGTGGTTTATTGGGTATTTTAAGTAATGTTTGTCTCTTTATATTGCAGCTTTTAACATTGACTACTACACTGAAGTTATGGATCTTTCTTACTTAGTGGAACATTTGACCTCTGATCCATTTTTCCGACGCCATCGAAGTCTTCATGAGAAACTGGCAGAGGTTATTCAGGATTATGGGCTAGTGTCATTCATGCCACTTAGCGTCAAGGTGAAGCAAGATTGGAGAGAttatatataactgtatgtcagttATTATTTCCAACACAAATACATCAGTTTGTTGCAGAGAAACTCCTttaacttaggccatgttcacacgttcctgatttccctgctgttttttctgcactaaaaaccgcagctcttggcagaaaacgcaggtcctttttttggtgcgttttttgatgcgttttttagtgcgtttttttatgcagttttctatgcagagtctgtgtgttttctaggaagttttttagggttaaaatggctgaaaataccctacccctaaccctaaccctattctaaccttagtggaaaaaattctttattttttttattgtccctacctatgggggtgacaaaggggggggggggtcatttactattgtttttattttgatcactgagataggttatatctcagtgatcaaaatgcactttggaacgaatctgccggccggcagattcggcgggcgcactgcgcatgcgcccgccattttgcaagatggcggcgcccagggagaggaCGGCcttacggacacc
The Ranitomeya imitator isolate aRanImi1 chromosome 3, aRanImi1.pri, whole genome shotgun sequence genome window above contains:
- the GPN2 gene encoding GPN-loop GTPase 2 produces the protein METASDGKTMPLVGFGQVVIGPPGSGKTTYVRAMHALLTSMGRPASIINLDPAGEDEAGAAVTLQELLALPEVMEELHLGPNGALLYCMEYLQGNLDWLRDRLLSLRGTYLLFDCPGQVELSTHHPALPTILRQLQSWGLRLCAVHLVDSHYCTDPAKFISVLCTSLSTMLHIELPHLNILSKVDLIEQYGRLAFNIDYYTEVMDLSYLVEHLTSDPFFRRHRSLHEKLAEVIQDYGLVSFMPLSVKDEESLKCVLAAVDKASGFCFGEDNRSLGNLMSVAMGADFHFTSTLAFQEKYVEEKKQTVEDETLDL